A region from the bacterium genome encodes:
- a CDS encoding OFA family MFS transporter — translation MNSDKKTNRWSVVVGGILIQMCLGAIYTWSVFRKPLQAEPFNFSLTQASLPFALVLVFFALSTIVGGRWQDKKGPKVVATTGGILLGIGLILAGLSKTIVGIAISYGVIGGIGVGLAYGCPIATGVKWFPDMRGLITGISVFGFGAASLVFAPIAKSLIASQGVGFTFITLGIIFLIIVIIGAQFLKNPPVGWLPEGFKPSAKTGVTKHDFSFQEMLKTKEFYLIWIMYFIGCAAGLMIIGQASPIGQDIGKLSVSLATVGVMVLGIFNAVGRIFWGKISDSIGRIKALFLIFIICGITILLLNIIPVFPAYFWIGISLVGLCFGGYLAIFPAITADYYGTKNSGVNYGFVFTAYGFGGLLSNLFAPKVLQSTNNNYSLIFVVVGVLCLVIAMLTFLVKPPVLKK, via the coding sequence ATGAATAGCGATAAAAAAACGAATCGCTGGTCGGTAGTTGTAGGTGGAATTTTAATTCAAATGTGCCTTGGAGCAATATACACGTGGAGTGTATTCCGCAAACCGTTACAGGCGGAACCTTTTAATTTTTCTTTAACACAGGCAAGTTTACCATTTGCATTAGTACTTGTATTTTTTGCCCTTTCTACAATCGTCGGGGGAAGGTGGCAGGATAAAAAAGGACCGAAAGTCGTTGCTACGACGGGAGGTATTTTATTAGGTATTGGTCTTATTTTAGCAGGTTTATCCAAAACCATCGTTGGCATTGCCATTTCTTATGGAGTAATTGGCGGTATTGGTGTAGGTCTTGCTTATGGGTGCCCAATAGCTACCGGTGTAAAATGGTTTCCCGATATGCGAGGTTTAATTACCGGGATATCGGTATTTGGTTTTGGCGCAGCATCTCTTGTTTTTGCGCCTATCGCAAAGTCTCTTATTGCATCTCAAGGAGTCGGCTTTACATTTATTACACTCGGCATAATTTTTCTTATAATTGTTATTATCGGGGCTCAATTCTTAAAGAATCCTCCTGTTGGTTGGCTTCCGGAAGGGTTCAAACCATCTGCAAAAACCGGTGTAACAAAGCACGATTTTTCTTTCCAGGAAATGTTAAAAACAAAAGAATTTTATCTTATCTGGATAATGTATTTCATAGGTTGCGCAGCAGGACTTATGATTATAGGACAAGCTTCACCGATTGGCCAGGATATAGGAAAACTTTCGGTAAGCCTTGCTACGGTTGGAGTAATGGTACTTGGAATATTTAATGCCGTCGGTAGAATATTCTGGGGAAAAATATCTGATTCTATCGGAAGAATTAAGGCTTTGTTTTTAATATTCATTATTTGCGGGATAACAATACTTTTATTAAATATCATTCCCGTATTTCCTGCTTACTTCTGGATTGGTATTTCATTGGTTGGTTTATGTTTTGGCGGGTACTTAGCTATTTTCCCTGCAATTACTGCCGACTATTATGGGACAAAAAATTCGGGAGTAAATTATGGCTTTGTATTCACTGCTTATGGTTTCGGCGGATTGCTTAGCAATCTTTTTGCACCAAAAGTTTTGCAGTCAACAAACAATAATTACTCGTTAATATTTGTTGTCGTAGGAGTTCTATGTCTGGTAATCGCAATGTTAACTTTTTTGGTAAAGCCACCTGTGTTAAAAAAATAA
- a CDS encoding ferredoxin — MRIGIDKETCTGCGVCESLCPDVFQIQEDEKAHVINLEACNETNCKEAADSCPTQAIIIED; from the coding sequence ATGCGTATAGGAATAGATAAGGAAACCTGTACAGGATGTGGAGTATGTGAGTCTTTATGTCCGGACGTTTTCCAGATACAGGAAGATGAAAAAGCACACGTAATCAATTTGGAAGCTTGTAACGAAACCAACTGCAAAGAAGCCGCTGATTCATGCCCGACACAAGCTATCATAATAGAAGATTAA
- the lpdA gene encoding dihydrolipoyl dehydrogenase, with protein MQEFDIAILGSGPAGYVAALKGARLGKTVCLIEKKDIGGVCLNQGCIPTKAIIASVDALRTVKNAQRFGIESGTGNFDFLKIIQRKAGVVKKLVSGVNFLLKQYKVEVIQGTGIIKEPGCITIGDNELKAKSTIICTGSNPFLPFSIDHINTLDSEDTLNLQALPQSIAIIGGGVIGIELANIFCGLGTKVTIIEMLPKILPEVKDNDITMLVKKKLESQGVKIFEATKVESISQNDKEQVCILSNGEKVNAEKVFVVCGRTPNTEQLQNIGLTFNRKSVSVDEYMRTNIPGIYAAGDVAGQPLLAHKASQEAVIAVENICGENKKMDYSAVPNCIFCSPEIACVGKFEAEVEGGKTGKYNFQGVGKALCSDDTEGFTKIVSDKDGIVKGMQVIGPHASDLIMLGVIAVQKQLKAAELGELIYPHPTLSECLKEAFEDVSQKAVHKFYR; from the coding sequence ATGCAAGAGTTTGATATTGCTATATTGGGTAGTGGTCCCGCAGGTTATGTCGCCGCACTTAAAGGCGCTCGACTTGGTAAAACAGTCTGTCTTATAGAAAAAAAAGACATTGGTGGGGTTTGCCTTAATCAGGGATGTATCCCAACTAAAGCAATTATCGCTTCCGTAGATGCATTACGAACGGTAAAAAATGCTCAAAGATTTGGCATAGAATCCGGAACGGGAAATTTCGACTTTCTTAAAATAATACAACGGAAAGCAGGAGTTGTAAAAAAATTGGTTTCCGGAGTCAATTTTTTACTGAAGCAATATAAAGTAGAAGTCATACAGGGGACCGGAATAATAAAAGAGCCGGGATGTATTACGATTGGAGACAACGAACTTAAAGCAAAATCTACAATAATCTGCACAGGGTCAAACCCTTTTCTTCCATTTAGTATAGACCACATAAACACACTGGACTCCGAAGACACATTAAATTTACAAGCCTTGCCGCAAAGTATAGCGATTATAGGGGGCGGTGTAATAGGAATAGAATTGGCAAACATTTTTTGCGGGCTTGGAACAAAAGTCACGATAATAGAAATGCTGCCTAAAATACTACCTGAAGTAAAGGACAATGATATAACTATGTTAGTAAAGAAAAAATTAGAATCCCAGGGAGTAAAAATATTTGAAGCCACGAAAGTAGAAAGCATTTCTCAAAACGATAAAGAACAGGTTTGCATTCTTTCGAACGGAGAAAAGGTAAATGCAGAAAAGGTATTTGTAGTTTGCGGAAGAACCCCAAATACGGAACAATTACAAAACATAGGACTAACATTTAACAGAAAGAGTGTAAGTGTTGACGAGTATATGAGAACAAATATTCCCGGAATTTATGCAGCGGGAGACGTTGCAGGACAGCCTTTACTTGCGCACAAAGCATCGCAGGAAGCCGTCATTGCGGTAGAAAACATATGCGGAGAAAACAAAAAGATGGATTACAGCGCAGTTCCCAATTGCATATTTTGCAGTCCTGAAATAGCATGCGTAGGGAAATTTGAAGCTGAAGTAGAAGGCGGAAAAACGGGTAAATACAATTTCCAGGGAGTAGGAAAAGCATTATGCAGTGATGATACTGAAGGTTTCACCAAAATAGTATCTGATAAAGACGGGATAGTAAAAGGAATGCAGGTCATCGGGCCGCATGCATCGGACCTCATTATGCTTGGAGTAATAGCAGTGCAAAAACAATTAAAAGCAGCTGAATTGGGAGAACTAATATATCCGCATCCTACTTTGTCGGAATGTTTAAAAGAAGCCTTTGAAGATGTTTCTCAAAAAGCAGTTCATAAGTTCTACAGATAA
- a CDS encoding capsule assembly Wzi family protein, with product MTIFIIVLLINVSSAFGIYVPVEESTVETVEELKLRGFNLISSSDIKNYFIQKSAMDKAPDWLKSRITQPLFTIKSTKDSINYTKIRLFIPYEKPPFSMIVQPIIKLGNENIWPTAKFKDKFAADYERAFIKFDNSVFEATFGRERFAMGPSTRYNLLLSGNAPSLDAFFMAYNGGRFKLSFLFSRLDNIIDENLSFMGDTIHSDTLNARRFMSMRRLEYAPFRRVQIGFTEAVIYGGENAIPDLYYLNPVALSYPYEFIHTEMDHNILWDIDMKINLNSFAVYGEFLMDDFQYGKDEQGEPNHIGGLVGVRGVDPLKMKKTFFQLEYVKISRWAYNHFHPWQRYEYRGYPLGYPSGPDIEELFAKFTFHAKPSLDLYTSVTYTTKGAASINDTWPITEAPRVENEKFPSNNFMLSPISKCLNIKTGTTVIRNIHKWQLKVDTEICELRTNKETIFGGNINASFNKR from the coding sequence ATGACGATTTTCATCATAGTATTATTGATAAATGTGTCTTCGGCATTCGGAATATATGTTCCAGTAGAGGAATCTACCGTAGAGACCGTTGAAGAATTGAAACTCAGGGGGTTTAATTTAATCTCTTCATCGGATATAAAAAATTACTTCATACAAAAATCCGCAATGGATAAAGCTCCCGATTGGCTGAAATCAAGAATAACTCAGCCTCTGTTTACGATTAAATCTACTAAAGATAGTATAAACTATACAAAGATAAGGTTATTCATCCCCTATGAGAAACCACCCTTCAGTATGATTGTCCAGCCTATCATAAAACTTGGGAATGAAAATATCTGGCCTACGGCAAAATTCAAAGATAAATTTGCGGCAGATTATGAAAGGGCTTTTATAAAATTTGATAACTCTGTTTTTGAAGCTACATTCGGCAGGGAAAGATTTGCGATGGGACCATCTACAAGATATAATTTGTTGTTATCAGGAAATGCACCTTCTTTAGATGCTTTTTTTATGGCTTATAACGGCGGCAGATTTAAACTCTCCTTTCTGTTTTCAAGACTTGATAATATTATTGATGAAAATTTGAGTTTTATGGGGGATACCATTCACAGTGATACTTTGAATGCAAGACGCTTTATGTCAATGCGAAGGTTGGAATACGCTCCGTTTAGAAGAGTGCAAATTGGGTTTACGGAAGCAGTTATATATGGTGGTGAAAATGCAATCCCTGACTTATATTACCTTAATCCGGTGGCTTTAAGCTATCCTTACGAATTTATTCACACGGAAATGGACCACAATATATTATGGGATATAGATATGAAGATAAATCTCAACTCTTTTGCCGTATACGGTGAATTTCTAATGGATGATTTTCAGTATGGGAAAGATGAACAGGGCGAACCAAATCATATCGGTGGACTTGTTGGAGTCAGGGGAGTCGACCCTCTGAAAATGAAGAAAACATTTTTCCAGTTAGAATACGTAAAGATAAGTAGATGGGCATATAATCACTTTCACCCCTGGCAAAGATATGAATACCGGGGCTACCCGTTAGGCTATCCCTCGGGCCCGGACATTGAAGAACTGTTTGCGAAATTCACATTCCATGCAAAACCATCCCTTGACTTATATACAAGCGTAACGTATACGACAAAAGGAGCCGCTTCAATAAACGATACTTGGCCTATTACTGAAGCTCCAAGAGTAGAAAATGAAAAATTCCCGAGTAATAACTTTATGCTAAGTCCCATAAGTAAATGCTTAAATATAAAAACGGGAACAACCGTTATAAGAAACATTCACAAATGGCAGTTGAAAGTAGATACGGAAATTTGCGAGCTTAGAACTAACAAAGAAACAATCTTTGGCGGAAACATTAATGCATCATTTAATAAACGGTAG
- a CDS encoding zinc-dependent dehydrogenase codes for MDKQTTITAGVGCSMRVAMYYNNNDVRIEKLPIPKITENELLVKIIASGICGSDVMEWYRIKKAPRVLGHEISGIVTEVGKRVQKFKKGDRVFVSHHIPCYKCKYCLSGHHTLCETLRTTNFDPGGFSEYIRVPQINIKCKGVYVIPDKMTFEDATFIEPLACVMRGQRMANVQKGNTVIVIGSGISGLLHIQLAKLKGAKRIIATDVDEYRLKMAKKFGADVVINAKKNVPQILLKENNNNFADRVIICAGSVSAFVQGLQCVEKQGWILFFAPPEPGVQIPFPLFDLWNKDVTMVSTYAAVEQDFKESIEIIKNNKINVKDMITHILPLEQTLKGFQLVNNARKSIKVIIKP; via the coding sequence ATGGATAAACAAACAACTATCACCGCCGGGGTGGGATGTTCCATGCGTGTAGCAATGTATTATAACAATAACGATGTTCGAATAGAAAAACTACCTATCCCAAAAATAACCGAAAATGAGCTTCTCGTAAAGATAATCGCTAGTGGCATCTGTGGAAGCGATGTTATGGAATGGTATAGAATCAAAAAAGCCCCGAGAGTATTAGGACACGAAATATCAGGAATCGTAACTGAGGTGGGGAAGAGGGTTCAAAAATTCAAAAAGGGGGATAGAGTTTTTGTATCCCATCATATTCCCTGTTATAAATGCAAATATTGTCTCAGCGGACATCATACGCTGTGTGAAACTCTCAGAACTACAAATTTTGATCCGGGTGGGTTTTCCGAATACATACGAGTTCCGCAGATAAATATCAAATGCAAAGGAGTATATGTTATACCCGATAAAATGACCTTTGAAGATGCAACTTTTATCGAGCCGTTAGCCTGTGTTATGCGAGGCCAGCGTATGGCAAATGTTCAAAAAGGAAATACCGTTATTGTCATAGGTAGCGGAATCTCAGGGTTGCTCCATATTCAACTGGCAAAACTAAAAGGCGCTAAAAGAATTATCGCAACGGATGTAGACGAATACAGGTTGAAAATGGCAAAAAAATTTGGTGCAGACGTAGTAATAAATGCGAAGAAAAATGTTCCTCAGATATTACTTAAAGAAAATAATAATAACTTTGCCGACAGGGTTATTATTTGCGCAGGAAGTGTTTCCGCTTTTGTTCAGGGACTTCAATGTGTTGAAAAACAGGGATGGATTCTATTCTTTGCGCCTCCCGAGCCCGGTGTACAAATCCCATTTCCGCTTTTTGATTTATGGAATAAAGATGTAACTATGGTTAGCACTTATGCCGCAGTAGAACAGGATTTTAAAGAATCAATAGAAATCATTAAAAATAATAAAATTAATGTTAAAGATATGATAACTCACATATTACCATTAGAGCAAACGCTAAAAGGATTTCAGTTGGTAAATAATGCAAGAAAATCAATAAAAGTAATTATCAAACCGTAA
- a CDS encoding glycosyltransferase family 2 protein has protein sequence MATKVFIIILNWNGKNDTIECLNSLNSTLASSPDYISRGETWGKILVVDNASTDNSLRLIVEKFPSVQIIENKTNLGFAGGMNIGIKEAIKDNSKYVLLLNQDIIVNKNFLNKLVDLAESDSKIGIVGPKIYYFNSLKKIWAIGIRFVAGIIREAKVPYCGTELIGCNEMDNEQYDDLKEVESIPGCCMLIRTEVIRKIGLMDESFFLIHEDDDYCLSAREAGYKVCVSPESVIWHKISTSFRLLTEKINEYSESNTDLIYYWHRNWLWVLRKHFEKKVFFKVFGTYIFRLFPIRVYELLRDRKLKSNIIYAYMRAFRDGLLS, from the coding sequence ATGGCTACGAAAGTTTTCATCATAATCTTAAACTGGAACGGGAAGAATGATACTATTGAGTGCTTGAATTCACTCAATTCTACTTTGGCATCATCCCCGGATTACATATCCCGGGGCGAAACGTGGGGCAAAATTCTTGTTGTAGATAATGCCTCTACTGACAATTCATTGCGGCTTATTGTTGAAAAATTCCCTTCCGTACAAATAATTGAGAACAAAACTAATCTTGGATTTGCAGGTGGAATGAATATTGGAATAAAAGAAGCAATTAAAGATAATTCAAAATATGTCCTATTGCTTAACCAGGATATAATAGTAAATAAAAATTTCTTAAATAAACTGGTAGATTTAGCCGAATCAGACTCAAAGATAGGCATTGTCGGCCCTAAAATATATTATTTCAATTCATTAAAGAAAATATGGGCAATAGGAATAAGATTTGTTGCAGGAATAATACGGGAAGCAAAAGTCCCTTATTGCGGTACGGAACTTATAGGATGTAATGAGATGGATAATGAGCAATACGATGATCTAAAAGAAGTAGAAAGTATCCCCGGATGTTGTATGTTAATACGGACGGAAGTAATAAGAAAAATCGGGCTTATGGATGAATCTTTCTTCCTGATACACGAGGATGATGATTATTGCCTAAGCGCAAGAGAAGCAGGCTACAAAGTTTGTGTCTCGCCTGAATCCGTTATCTGGCACAAAATATCAACAAGTTTCCGTTTGCTTACGGAAAAGATAAATGAATATTCCGAGAGTAATACGGATTTAATCTATTACTGGCATAGAAATTGGCTTTGGGTTTTAAGAAAACATTTTGAAAAAAAAGTTTTCTTTAAGGTTTTTGGTACATATATTTTCAGGTTATTTCCAATTAGGGTTTACGAGCTTCTACGGGATAGGAAATTAAAATCTAATATAATATACGCTTATATGCGGGCATTTAGAGACGGACTCCTATCATGA
- a CDS encoding oligosaccharide flippase family protein has product MTQIIRKLVKNTAFNTVGYFWSLLVSFFLTPYIIINIGVANFGIWAIIGAVISYFSLADVAVHQPLIKYIAEFHAKKEHYEINKIINVVFLICLLLSILILVVGLLLVNPILGFFKITPELKANAFFAFKLGLIAFGIKNLFSVFHTLLVGLQRFGIINKINIYVSILNIAGTILFLEKGYGLQGIMLNALIITIIDSLIVLIVSIKIYPPLKLFSCSLNKDVFKKILSFGIVVRITELAGFINDSIDKLLIGHFLSINMVGFFEIGQRAVNKFRSLLFCLIAPIMPATSEISTSHKKEELVNFYIKGTRYFNFIIFPCMLFLFLTAGMFMFLWMGYSLGPNHRIPIGVMRILIAGMTVNFITAMGYNIAIGVGKPDIPLKSGLVMLTLNIGLSIPLIIKYGFWGTIVGGAIAVFIGSIVFIALFNKWLNISNFFFFKHTIAIPLIATIVAGLVTYLGRMGTLLFYLEFFSRLKGFEIFIVSGIVFMGVYLYIVLRSNYFNKSEITFLKNIWLRKFSS; this is encoded by the coding sequence ATGACTCAAATAATAAGAAAACTCGTAAAAAATACTGCTTTTAATACTGTCGGATATTTCTGGAGTCTTCTTGTTAGTTTTTTCCTTACGCCGTATATTATTATTAATATTGGAGTAGCAAATTTTGGTATATGGGCAATTATCGGAGCAGTAATATCCTATTTTAGTTTGGCTGATGTTGCCGTTCACCAGCCTCTTATTAAATATATTGCCGAATTTCACGCAAAAAAAGAACATTACGAAATAAATAAAATAATAAATGTTGTTTTTCTTATCTGTTTGCTTTTATCAATACTTATTCTTGTTGTCGGGCTTTTACTTGTAAATCCTATTCTTGGTTTTTTCAAAATTACCCCGGAACTTAAAGCTAATGCCTTTTTCGCGTTTAAATTAGGGCTAATTGCTTTTGGTATAAAAAATTTATTTAGTGTTTTTCATACTTTATTGGTTGGGTTACAAAGATTTGGCATAATTAATAAGATTAATATTTATGTATCGATATTAAATATTGCAGGAACTATACTGTTCCTAGAAAAGGGTTATGGACTCCAAGGAATTATGCTAAACGCTTTAATAATTACCATAATTGACAGTTTGATAGTCTTAATTGTTTCTATAAAAATTTATCCTCCCTTAAAATTGTTTTCCTGCTCTTTAAATAAAGATGTTTTCAAAAAAATATTAAGTTTTGGTATCGTTGTTAGAATAACGGAATTAGCAGGTTTTATAAACGACTCTATTGATAAATTATTGATTGGTCATTTCCTTTCTATAAACATGGTAGGTTTTTTTGAAATTGGACAAAGGGCAGTTAATAAATTCAGAAGCTTGTTATTTTGTCTTATTGCACCAATTATGCCAGCCACTTCGGAAATTTCTACCTCGCATAAAAAAGAAGAATTGGTTAATTTTTACATTAAAGGAACAAGATATTTTAATTTTATAATTTTTCCCTGTATGCTTTTTTTGTTCCTTACCGCAGGAATGTTTATGTTTTTGTGGATGGGATATTCACTTGGACCTAATCACCGTATCCCTATTGGTGTAATGCGTATCCTGATAGCAGGTATGACCGTTAATTTTATTACTGCTATGGGATATAATATTGCTATCGGTGTCGGGAAACCTGATATCCCGTTGAAATCCGGACTTGTTATGTTAACCTTAAATATCGGATTGTCTATCCCCTTGATAATAAAATACGGATTCTGGGGAACAATAGTTGGAGGCGCTATTGCTGTTTTTATCGGCTCTATAGTATTTATTGCCCTTTTTAATAAATGGCTGAACATTAGTAATTTTTTCTTCTTTAAACATACGATAGCAATACCACTAATTGCTACTATAGTTGCGGGATTGGTTACTTATCTTGGTCGTATGGGAACGCTTCTCTTCTATTTGGAATTTTTTTCCCGTTTGAAAGGGTTTGAAATATTTATAGTATCCGGCATTGTTTTTATGGGCGTTTATTTGTATATCGTATTAAGAAGTAATTATTTTAACAAATCAGAAATAACTTTCCTTAAAAATATATGGCTACGAAAGTTTTCATCATAA
- a CDS encoding glycosyltransferase family 4 protein — protein sequence MKLCVLGDASYPHAGNWVNYFKSRGAEVYLISLQKSIGTSGIEHTIPSKQLPGFLKYPLSIGKIASLIKSINPDIINAHFVPNYGFVSAIIGYRPLVVSCFGSDVLEPPRKGIFRKARIKYTLNKADLVTTDGKILKDAVNKFGIPYSRILNVPIGIDTPVFKPLKKTLPPKVVYMRRLEYVCNPELFVNALPAVISQCNVKPVMLDMGSYRDKIFSLVKKLGIESKIEFVPFLSEQRLAKLLGEASVYVSTSFSDSTSVTLLEAMSCGAFPVVTDIIGNKEWIKDGVNGYLTPLNDPIKLAGKIIKALSNPLLMEKASLKNTEIIRRYGDRYENMGIVESAFLDIIKKYKNK from the coding sequence ATGAAACTATGTGTTCTTGGAGATGCAAGTTATCCTCACGCCGGGAATTGGGTGAATTATTTTAAGAGTCGTGGGGCAGAAGTTTATCTGATTTCCTTGCAAAAAAGTATCGGGACATCCGGAATAGAGCATACTATCCCATCAAAACAATTACCCGGATTTCTTAAATACCCTTTATCAATTGGTAAAATTGCTTCTCTTATTAAATCTATTAACCCGGATATTATAAATGCTCACTTTGTTCCCAATTATGGTTTCGTATCCGCTATTATTGGATATAGACCCCTTGTTGTTTCCTGCTTTGGCTCGGATGTTCTTGAGCCGCCTCGTAAGGGAATTTTTAGAAAAGCAAGAATAAAATACACACTGAATAAGGCCGACCTTGTTACTACTGATGGGAAAATTCTCAAAGATGCTGTCAATAAATTTGGTATTCCGTATAGCCGCATCTTAAATGTCCCTATTGGTATAGATACGCCTGTTTTTAAGCCACTTAAAAAAACATTGCCTCCTAAAGTCGTATATATGCGAAGGCTTGAATATGTCTGCAACCCAGAACTCTTTGTTAATGCGCTTCCTGCCGTGATCTCTCAGTGCAACGTTAAACCCGTAATGCTTGATATGGGATCCTATCGAGATAAAATATTTTCTCTTGTTAAAAAATTAGGGATTGAATCTAAAATAGAATTTGTGCCCTTTCTTTCAGAACAAAGACTCGCAAAGCTGTTAGGAGAGGCTTCCGTATACGTATCTACTTCTTTTTCGGATTCTACTTCCGTTACTTTATTGGAAGCTATGTCTTGTGGCGCTTTCCCGGTTGTAACGGATATTATAGGTAATAAAGAATGGATTAAAGATGGCGTTAATGGTTACCTGACACCTCTAAATGATCCGATAAAACTCGCAGGCAAGATTATTAAAGCGCTTTCTAATCCCTTGTTAATGGAAAAAGCATCTCTTAAAAATACTGAAATTATAAGAAGATATGGTGATAGATATGAAAATATGGGAATAGTAGAATCAGCATTCCTTGACATAATAAAGAAGTATAAAAATAAATGA
- a CDS encoding oligosaccharide flippase family protein → MKVARNTFFLYISFILSAVLGFLQIKILSLYLSPNELGTFFTLSAFGQLISGILLLGIPFVLVRYLPKFHAIEDRKKLSSLFISLSGCYLLITLLVYIILFFFGYRLGLFIYKDVTIGTYLAFSYIAFSVVAYFTLIFTAFNGLRKMHYSTLLNLFYLLSLTLLIFLFRNYLSSHVLLMIYMFASSISIVLGLILLFNQIKCLSFNPASSLKEILPYWKYAIFLGLLVSLTYFLDRLIIGYFLGMQFVAMFAMADKVTSFARRILDIPLEAASPEITYYWEQGEKSVLGQKLELLIKLLFVISIIFVIIILTGGKLILRTLSTQAYSGAFSTVCFLGISILLSAVYAPISTAMRATGKIIFNLISSIIWVLVYIICVTILIQKFQIAGVGMAYLIATFATLIYNIVWVAQLHTSLKFNPLFFYKIIGTGVIIGLITYFTFRVPYFSDHKIELIMLSAFVTVSYGLFLLNPSLFSSLEKQQMRSLFKSFLP, encoded by the coding sequence ATGAAAGTTGCCCGTAATACTTTTTTCTTATATATTTCATTTATTTTAAGTGCCGTTCTAGGTTTCTTACAAATCAAAATCTTATCGCTCTATCTTAGTCCCAACGAATTAGGCACGTTTTTTACCCTTAGCGCTTTCGGACAACTTATTTCAGGGATTCTCCTTCTCGGTATTCCTTTTGTCCTCGTCCGGTATTTACCTAAATTCCATGCTATAGAGGATAGGAAAAAACTGTCTTCCCTGTTTATTTCTTTGTCGGGATGTTATCTTTTAATCACTCTTTTGGTATATATAATACTCTTCTTCTTTGGGTATAGATTAGGGCTTTTCATTTACAAGGATGTCACAATAGGAACATATCTCGCTTTTAGTTATATTGCTTTTTCAGTGGTCGCTTATTTTACACTTATTTTTACTGCCTTTAATGGATTACGAAAGATGCACTACTCTACCCTGTTAAATTTGTTTTATCTACTATCGTTAACGTTATTGATATTTTTATTCCGTAATTATTTGTCTTCCCATGTTTTACTTATGATTTATATGTTTGCATCTTCCATTAGTATTGTACTGGGATTGATTTTATTGTTTAATCAAATTAAATGCTTGTCTTTTAATCCTGCATCATCCTTAAAAGAAATACTTCCTTACTGGAAATATGCTATCTTTCTGGGACTTTTGGTTTCTCTCACTTACTTCCTGGATAGATTAATTATAGGGTATTTTCTTGGTATGCAATTTGTTGCTATGTTTGCTATGGCAGATAAAGTGACAAGTTTTGCAAGGCGAATCCTAGATATCCCACTGGAAGCTGCAAGTCCGGAAATTACCTACTACTGGGAACAGGGCGAAAAGAGTGTTCTGGGACAAAAATTAGAATTGCTTATAAAATTACTTTTCGTTATAAGTATAATATTTGTAATCATAATTTTAACGGGAGGAAAACTTATCTTAAGAACCTTATCTACTCAAGCTTATTCAGGCGCTTTTTCTACCGTATGTTTCCTGGGAATCTCTATCCTTCTTTCCGCTGTATATGCTCCAATATCTACGGCTATGAGGGCTACCGGGAAAATTATATTTAACTTGATATCCTCCATTATATGGGTTTTGGTATACATAATATGTGTTACGATTTTAATCCAAAAATTCCAAATCGCAGGCGTGGGTATGGCTTACTTGATAGCTACTTTTGCTACTTTAATATATAATATTGTATGGGTAGCTCAACTCCATACTTCGTTGAAATTTAATCCCCTATTTTTCTATAAAATAATAGGGACTGGCGTTATTATCGGGTTAATAACCTATTTTACTTTCAGAGTGCCTTATTTTAGTGACCATAAAATAGAACTTATTATGCTAAGCGCTTTTGTAACCGTATCCTACGGGTTATTTCTTCTTAATCCCTCACTATTCTCTTCTTTGGAAAAACAACAAATGCGCTCTTTGTTCAAAAGCTTTTTGCCATGA